From the genome of Ilyobacter polytropus DSM 2926, one region includes:
- a CDS encoding class I SAM-dependent methyltransferase, with amino-acid sequence MKKFDPIAYKKIVKSYQDQDRPTDWFDSIYTDAEGDYRDVFWADLEPNPYLLKWLKTYTFKSTELKAIVIGCGVGDDAEALSEAGYEVTAFDISPEAIRLCKKRYPYTKVKYLIADLFDYPSKWFESFDLVYECNTIQVLPGKYRVQARDAMVSLLAPQGYILVSCRSRLKEEQEDDIPLPLDKDEIDGFIRCGLREESFEAYDDTQEPPVPHFFAVYKKLE; translated from the coding sequence ATGAAAAAGTTTGATCCCATTGCATATAAAAAAATTGTCAAATCTTACCAAGATCAAGATAGACCTACTGATTGGTTTGATAGTATTTATACCGATGCAGAAGGAGATTATAGAGATGTCTTCTGGGCAGACCTTGAACCCAATCCTTATCTTTTAAAATGGTTAAAAACTTATACTTTTAAAAGTACAGAACTTAAGGCAATTGTTATTGGATGTGGAGTAGGAGATGATGCAGAAGCTTTGAGTGAAGCGGGATATGAGGTAACTGCTTTTGATATTTCTCCTGAAGCAATACGTCTTTGTAAAAAACGTTATCCATATACCAAAGTAAAATATCTTATAGCTGATCTTTTTGATTACCCTTCAAAATGGTTTGAAAGTTTTGATCTTGTTTACGAGTGTAATACAATCCAAGTTTTACCAGGTAAGTACAGAGTACAAGCAAGAGATGCAATGGTCTCTCTACTGGCTCCGCAGGGATACATTCTTGTCTCGTGTAGAAGTCGTCTTAAGGAAGAACAGGAAGATGACATCCCACTTCCTCTTGATAAAGACGAGATAGACGGTTTTATACGATGTGGCCTAAGGGAAGAGAGTTTTGAAGCTTATGATGATACCCAAGAACCACCTGTTCCTCATTTCTTTGCCGTTTACAAGAAGTTAGAATGA